The Nitrospirota bacterium DNA segment GGCATATGGTCTGGGAGGAGGGCGTATTGTTCCCGTTGTGGGAGAAAAAAACCGGCATGACCGAAGGAGGCCCCACCTTCGTCATGCGCCAGGAGCACCGCGAGATCGGAGAAAGTTTGGCCGCGATCGATCGCAAGATGCAGGCGCAGAATCCGGAGAGCGATCAGGAAGAACAGACGTTCGTGGATCTGCTTGAGCGGCACAACATGACGGAAGAGGAGGTCCTCTATTCGGCGATCGATAGGGCGACCAGCGCGGACGAGCGAGAGGGGGTGTTCCAGGATATGAACAAAATACCAGAGAGCCGCTACAAGGGCTGGTGTGGAACGCATTGACAGAGATCGAGTGAAAGGGTGATGTGATGACCGATTCGATGCGCAAAACTCTCCGGGGGCTATCTTGTGCCGGCTTCCTTCTCATGGGTTGGTGGGCGATCCAATCGACACACATGTCAGACATGAATGTATGGGCCGGTTCGCAGCAGTCGGAGAAGAGGGCACAGGTTCAAGCCGATGCCGAGCGTGGGAGAGCGGTCTTCAACGGGAAAGGCGTCTGCTACTACTGCCACGGCATTGATGGGAACAGGGACCAAGAACCGCAACTCGCGGCAGATACGGCTGCGCTCATCGCGCAACTCGATCCTTCGCCGCCCGACCTCAGGCAACGAAAGACGCTTCGATTGACTACCGACAAAGCCCGGTTCAACGCCATACGAGAAGGCCATCCCGGCACAGGTATGTTCCCCGATACTACGATGACGACTCAGGAGCTCACGGACACCCTGGCATTTCTGGCCCTGTTGAGGAGCGAAGGAGCGGGCGGCAAGGCCCGTCGGTCGCGGTGAGAGAGAACGGACGCGGCAGGTTGCAGCGAGAGCCGATGGTCCCTGAAGAGATAGCGTCAACGAAACAGGGGGGAGCAATGATGACCATTGAAGAAAAAATCAAGAAGATCGTGGAGTGGATTAATCCGGAAGAACGGGTCACGGTCCATTTCCGTGATGCACAGAACCTGAACGCGGAAGTCACAGGCTGCAGTTCGCAGTTAGTGGACCTGTCCATCGAAACTCAGGTGCCCCATGTCAGGCAACGTATCTCGGTGCCGCTCAGTCGCACGGACCTGTCCGAAGATCTCTCCCACTATACCCGGGATCCTGAGCGACCGCTGAAACATCGACGGCTGATGCTGGTCGTCGATGAGAAACGACCGCCGATCGTCTACTAGCAGAGAAGGGATCTGCAGATGGCCTCGAAGGCATCGTCATCGATGGGAGCGACAGGCCTTGGCAGGCGATAAGCCAATGAAGCTGGTCATCATGTGCGGACCAGGGAGCAGCGAGACATGTTAGCGTATTTTTTTAATCGACCCCTCCCGCCAGGGCTCGAGGGATTGGCTGAACTCGCACTCGATCTTCGTTGGACCTGGAGCCACGCGACCGACCGGCTGTGGGAACGGCTGGATCCCGAGGCCTGGGAACGTACCGGTAACCCCTACTTTATCTTGCAGAGTGTCTCGCAAGCCCGTTTGGAAGAGGCCGCCGGGGATCCGGAGTTCGCAGCGGAACTGCGAACATGGCTCGCGCAGCGGCAGCGCTATTTGCAAGACCCCGGCTGGTTCGGACGTGAGCGAGGCGCACGAGGCCCGAAAGGGATTGCCTATTTCAGTATGGAGTTCGGGCTGGGAGAAGCGCTGCCGATCTATTCGGGAGGCCTGGGTATTCTGGCGGGTGACTTCCTGAAAACCGCAAGCGACTTAGGGGTACCGGTCGTCGGGATCGGCCTCCTGTACCAACAGGGATACTTTCGGCAAATCCTGGATCCTGATGGCCGGCAAGGCGAGGCCTTTCCGTATAACGATCCCATGACACTCCCTATCACGCCGACGCCTGATCGCGAAGGAGGCTGGCTGCGAATCCGCTTGGAATTGCCGGGACGGGCCATTCTCTTGCGGGTCTGGCAGGCACGGGTGGGTAAAGTAACCTTGTACTTATTGGATAGCAACGACCTGCTCAATAGCCCTCCTGACCGCGGCGCCACGGCACATCTCTATCCCAGTGATGAGCGGATGCGCCTGACGCAGGAGATCATTCTCGGGATCGGAGGGTGGCGCGTGCTCGAAGAGCTCGGCCTCGATGTCGAGATCTGCCACCTCAACGAGGGTCATGCCGCCTTTGCGGTGCTGGCGCGTTCCCTCAGCTTCATGCGCCGGACGGGGCATCCGTTCCCGGTGGCGCTCAGGGCTACCAGAGCCGGCAACGTGTTCACCACTCATACGCCGGTCGAAGCTGCGTTCGACCGGTTTTCCCACGAGCTCATTCGCCCGTATGCCGCGCATCTTGCGGATCTGGTCCAGGTGCCGATGGACGATCTGCTCGCGTTGGGACGTAAGGATCCACGCGACCGGAACGAGCCTTTCAACATGGCCTTTTTAGCGATGCGAGGGAGCGGCTCGGTCAATGGAGTCAGTCGGCTCCATGGCGCCGTCAGCCGGGGAATTTTTCAGTCGCTCTTTCCCGGCTGGCCGTCGTCCGAGGTCCCGATCGGACATGTGACAAACGGCGTGCATATGCCCTCCTGGGATTCACGCGAGGCGGATGCATTGTGGACCGGGACCTGCGGCAAAGAACGATGGCTGGGCAGGCTCGATGAAATGTGCGCCTCCATCGGTCAGGTGAGTGACGACGACTTGTGGTCGATTCGCGCATCCGAGCGATATGCCCTGATTCGATACACCCGCCGCCGGTTGGTTCGCCAGATGCGGGAACGGGGTGCGGCGGCAGAGCATGTCCGACTGGCGGAACAGATCCTGGACCCCAATACGATCACCTTGGGTTTTGCCAGACGGTTCGCCTCGTACAAACGTCCGACCCTCATGCTGCAGGATCCGGATCGGCTTGCACGGCTGCTCTGCCATCCGGACCGTCCCGTCCAGTTGATCGTGGCCGGCAAGGCGCACCCTCATGATGAGGAAGGTAAACGTCTGGTGCACGAGCTGACTCGCTTCTCGACACGAGCGGATATCTGGAGTCGGATCGTGTTCCTGGAGGACTACGATATGACGTTGGCGCAGTACCTCGTGGCCGGCATCGATGTCTGGCTCAATACTCCCAGGAGGCCGTGGGAGGCCTGCGGAACCAGCGGGATGAAGGTGCTGGTCAATGGAGGCCTCAACCTATCGGAGCTGGACGGATGGTGGGCCGAGGCCTATGCGCCGGAGGTGGGCTGGGCATTGGGCGACGGTCGGGAGCATCCTGAACCGGAGTACGATGCGGTGGAAGCCACGAAGCTCTACGAGCTGTTGGAGCAGCAAGTCGTCCCGGAGTTTTACGATCGAGATCATGCCGGGATTCCACATGCGTGGCTGACGCGTATCCGGGCGAGCATGTCACGCCTCACCCCGCAGTTCAGCAGCAACCGGATGGTGCGCGAGTATGTGGATACGATCTATTCCGCAGCGAGTGTGTCGGTGGGACGTCGTCTCGAAAACGGGGGTAAGCTGGCGGCTGAATTAGAAGCCTGGCATGCCAGGGTAGGACAAGGTTGGAGAGAGATCCGGTTCGGCGACCTCCAGATCACCAGCCAGGGGAACCACTGGCACTTCGAAGTGCCCGTCTATTTCGGGGACCTTGAGCCCGACCAGGTACGAGTAGAACTCTATGCTGATCCGCTGAACGACGGAGACCGGCCCACGCACATTGCGATGCGACAGGTGAGGACGATCCCCGGCGCGGTACATGGGTATCTCTTCCAGGCAGAGGGCCCCTCCACACGTCCCGCGAACCATTTCACGCCCCGCATTGTGCCCTTTCATCCTGAGGCCATGGTGCCGCTGGAGGAGTCACTCATCCTATGGAAACAGTGAATGGTCCCTCGTCGTCACGAATCGAGCGCGTGAGCCAGCGAGGTGGTGAATGAGATGGCGAGACCTGCGTTTTTTGATGAGCGGCTTGAACAGCCCCGTGGTCCACACAATGGGATCATGCCGGAGTAGAGAAAAAATCCGTCGAGACATGGGTGAACACGTGTTTGCAGGAAGGCCAAGGACCGTGCAACGAAGACAATGCCGGGAACGCAGTACCGCGCTAGCTGACCCTGTCAGCCGGTGCCACAGATCTGATATACGAGAGCACATCGAAGATTTGCTGGTCCGTCAGCTTGCCGCGAAATCCGTGCATGGGCGTATATAACGCACCGTTGGTAATCGTCACGAGCAGTTCCCAATCGGTCTTTGATCGCGAACTTTGCGATTGAAGATTGGCTGGACGTACGATCAAATCCCGGCTGTCAGGACCGTTCCCGTCCAGTTTGTCTCCATGGCAACGGAGGCAGTTCTTTTCATAGACGACATGTCCGTCCTTGGGATTTCCGCGGGGGGTCTGCCCGATGGCCCAGGAGCTTCCCAACACAACCAAACATACCGCACTGATCACGCTCAGGATGTTCATGCGTCATTTCTCCTTGGCTGGCGACGTGAGGCGGATATCCATCTGTTCTCAGCGGAGCACCAGGACAGGGGTATTGGCCCGATGGACGATTCCGTGCGACACACTGCCCATCAGGAAGCGATCGAGTCCCCGACGTCCATGGGAGCCGACCACGATGAGGTCGTGGGTCGTTGCTGCGTCGCAGACCATGGTGACGGGATCGCCCAGGCGCACCTCGGTTGACACCGTGAATTGCGGGCTCGCCAGCGCCTGGGCGATGTCGTTCACGACCTGCTCAGCCTGCCGCTTACTTTGCTCGGCCCAGTCTTTGAGTCCCACGACCACATGCGGATCGACCATGTAGGGAGAGGGAATGACCGAGAGGATGGTGACCGAGACAGGGTTCTTGAAGGGGTGCGCGGTCAGCCAGGTTTGCAGACGAACGGCATCCTCGCGGCCTTCCACCGCCAGCAGGATGCGGGTGACCGGGCGGGCCTTTCCTTTGACGATGAGAGTCGGCACCGTGGCATGGAGCAGGACGTGGTGCGAGACGCTGCCGGTAAATACTTCTGCCAGGCGGCTGCGGTCGTGCGTGCCCATGGCGATGAGGTCGGCCTTCACAGACGTTGCGCTGTCGAGAATGAAGGAGGCCGGGTGCTGGACTTCGCACAGGGTTTGAATGGAAGGCGTCTCAGCCGGCAGCAGGGTGCGGCAACGTTCAACGGCCTGTCGTCCGGCCTCCATCAAGGCATGACGGAATTCGTCGTACCCTTGCAGGTTGACGGCTTCGGCGACGAGGGGGTAGTGAAACATGCCGAGATCGACGCCATGAACGAGGACGACCTCGTCCGGGCGGTAGAGCAAGCCGATCTGCTCCACTGCCGCAAAGGCTTCGTCCGACCAATCGACACCAACCACAATTTTCATCATCTGGATGTCTCCCTGGTTCGTTCGTATTACGTCCGCGAGAACGATGGCGATCTGGCGCGTTCGCGATGCGCCGCTTCCAGCAGGGCTAAGACCTGCTCATCAGTCACCGGCTCGAAATCTGCGTAGAGGGCTCCGACGGACGAAAACGGCTCCGGTGTTGTGAGGATCACGCATTGGTCGACCAGTGGACATATGCGAGAACTTATATCGCTCGGCGCGACAGGCATGGCGACAATCACACGGCGGGGAGAGAGGGCGGCCATGGACGTGATTGTCGCGTAGAGCGTCCCTCCCGTTGCTATGCCGTCGTCGACGAGGATGACCGTCCGGTTGGCCAGAGCGGGGAGCGACCGTCCTTGGCGATAGAGCATCCGCTGCCGCTGAAGTTCCCCTTCTTCCCCCAGGACCAGTTCCTGAATGTCTTCGCCGGAGAGTCGACAGGCATCGGCTGCCTCCTGGTTTACATACAAGGCGCCCGTTTCGCTGACAGCCCCGACCGCACAGTCCGGGTTATTGACGGTGCGGAGCTTGCGCGTCAGAAAGACTTCCAGCGGCAAGTGCAAGGCCACGCTCAGTTCGTAGCCGACGACTACCCCGCCACGTGGAAGGGCGAGAACGACCGCGTTCGGATCGCCCCGGTATATCGCCAGCTCCTTGGCCAACAAGATACCCGCATGAGCCCGATCGCGAAATGTCATAACAGACCCTCCCGTGCAGGTGTTGGCCTTACGATGTAAGAGCCCGGTCGTTGCTGTGTCAAGCAGACTTGCCCGTCACGACTCAACCGATCGACTTCGAGAAAGACCTGATTCCATGTCAGTCCTCGGCAGTTGGAGACGATGTCTTCCAGGTTGCAGCCGGACGAGCGGGTCATGACGTCCAGAATGGCGGTCGTGGTCGCTGATGACATTGCCATGAGAGCCTCTACTGTCGGTGCATGACCTGTCATGCTAAGTGCATCAGCAATGCCAGGTGGCGATTGCCGACGCGACCATGGTAACCCCGCAATGGTACGGGAGTCTTGTTTGTGTTGAGAGATCTTGGATTGATCGCACTGGGGCATTACGGGGCAGAGCCGTGGCGTGACACTGTCGCCTCTTTCCGCATTGGGCGGCAGAGCGGGACTGGCGGGATGGCCGATGCGGACGGAGGTTCGAGGTTTTCTGAAATTCGAATTGCGCCTTTCCCGTGCAGGATACAACCGTGACAGGATGCTCAAACAGTTCGTCCAGCAAGGCCGCAGCCGATGAACGCACCGGAGGCGTAGCCTCTGGCTACGATGAGGATGCGTTCAAGGCGAGAACGACGCTGGCGAACTGTTTCAGCGTCCTGCCGCGCTTAACGGACTGCCAGCACCGGACATGCGGCCCGATGGACCAGGCTGTGCGACACGCTGCCGAGCAGGAAACGTGCGATCCCTCGACGGCTGTGCGACCCCACAATGAGGAGGTCGAATTCGGCCGCACGAGCGGCGATCGTCTGAGCCGGGTCGCCGCTCAATACCTGGACGGACACAGTGGAGGAGGGGCCCACCAGCGCGGCGGCCGTCGTCTTGACCAGATCTTCTGCAGAGTGATTCGCGATATCCGCCCAGCGTTCGAAGCGTGCCATGTTGGAGGGGTCGGCAAGCTGCAGTGACGGGACGACGGTGAGAATCGAGAATTCTATCGGATCGCGGAATGGATGTGCGGTTAACCAGTCGCGAATCATCTGTGCGTCCTCGCGGCCTTCGAGGGCGATGATGGCACGGCGGATTCTCTTCGGAGGGCCTTTCACAATCAGCGTCGTTCTTGTTCCGTGGGCCAAGACCCGATGGGAGACGCTGCCGAGCACCAACTCAGCCAGTTTCCCGCGCCCGCGAGCGCCCATCACCACCAGCTCGGCGTCGGCCTTGTCCGCCTGATCGAGCACGATACGGGCCGGCGATCCGATCTCGCGCACCTGCGTGACGGCGATCCCGTTCGATGGGATTAAGGCGGAGGTCCGTTGGAGTAATTCCTGGCCTGCATCCATCATCGCCTGTCGAAACTCCTCGTACCCCTGCAGTGCGGCGGCGCCGGCGACAGCTGGATATTCATAGACACCCAAGTCCACCCCATGCACCAGAGTGATGGTCGTTGGATGAAATAAGAGGAGAGTCTGTTGAACGGCTGAAAATGACTGGTCCGACCAGTCGATTCCAATGGCGATGCGCATAGCGCGGTCCTTTCCTGTCGACGCTTAGCAGGATGCTGAAAACGTCCGCCAGCGGCGTTCTCGCTTCACGAAGAGGCTCAACGTACCAACCAGTACGCCTCGCCTCTTCGCTCGCTGCGGCCTTGCTGGACGGCCTTTTTGAGCATCCTGTGGTTCTTCTAGCCACGGTGCTGCTCGGAACATTTTGGCTATTGTCCTTCTCATACACCGAGTTTTTCCGCAGCCTGTTAGAACAATGGATGGGGCGCGGTTCCGAACGGCAGCACTTTGGGTGTGTCGCCCACATTGCCCCGAATCCGCCAGCCGCCATGTTCAAAGGTCAGGTAATGCACTTCTTCATACCAGCTGTCGATCGGCACCCGGAGGCCGCTGATCTTCGAGAGGCCCGACAAGCTTCCCGTGCAGGTCACTTCGAGAATGGTGTTGGCGCCCGCGCCCACCTTGACGATCTTCGAAAAGAAATGCACTTCGCCGATATCGCGATATTCATCGAACAGGTTGGACCAGATCTTCCGCACGTCCACCTGTTTCAACCCATGATAGTTGTACTGGGTGGCGTAGAGCGCCATGACGCCGTCCAGATTGCCCACCGCGACGGCGGCTTCGGCCTGATGAAACACATCCAGGATCTGCTTGACGGTGGCCTCATCCACTTCGACGAGCGCGCCCTGTGGAATGGACGTCGCCGCCTGACCCGTCGTGCCGGCCGCCAGGCTGAGTGCCGCGACCACGGCAAGGAGCCATCGACGGGGACCGGCGGACTGTTTCAGTGGCCTGCTGGGGTTGGCGATCATATGGTTCTCCTCAACGGTTGTGTTTAGCGAGTCCATGTGACCCGTACGAATTGTTCTCCCTGGTCGTAATGGACGTTGAACTCCCCCTCATAGGCGTGATGCAGGGTCTCACCGATGCGTCGCGGAAGGTGCGTATCTGTGGTGGAGACCACCAGGGCCCCACCCTGCTGCTCGTATCCCATAACACGGGACAGGGGGTGCTGGGATTTTTCCTTGGCTTCGGTATTGTGGATCACTCCCATAATCTCGTCTTTGTGATCAACGAGAAAGGAACCACTCAGCGTCAGGAGCCCTTTGGGGTACTTGTCCCGAACCCTGAGACAGGCCGGACAGACGATCTCGTCGGCTTCCGCCGGCTTGGGGTTCCAGGTCCAGCGGCCTTTCTGGAACAGGGCGCCGCATTCGGTGCAGACCGTTGGCCCCTTGAGCTTGCCCTTTTGTTTATAGGTGTCGTGTTCGTGCTCTTGATACGTTTGGTCTCTGCGGGCTCCCAATCCTGACGGGATCTTGGCATGTGTAGACATATCGGTCTGTGCCTTCCTTGGTGAACAAGAGATCTTACGGAGTTGGCGACGAGAGCATGTGTGCGAGCATCGACTCCTCGGACAAATGTAAGTATTCAAGCACGTCGCGATCCTCGACTTGCGTGAAGTCTACGAAGAAATTTCCCACGGCGTCGAACGGGTCCGGTGTCATGAGTATCACCAGCTCGTCCACCTGTGAGCGAACCTCGTGGATCGTCGACGGGGGACCGACCGGAATCACGCCCACCAGGCGGCGCGGCTGCAGATGTCGAATCACGCACGCCGAAGCCATGAACGTCGAGCCTGTGGCGATGCCGTCATCGACCAAGAGTACCGTGCGCCCGGTGAGGAGCGGGAGCGACCGTCCCTGCCGGTACAGGTCCTTACGCCTGGCGATCTCCTGCTCCTGGACATGGATCAAACGCTCCAGCTCATGCCGGGGGATACCGAACGAGTTGATCGCCTCTTGATTCAGATAATGCGAACCCGTCTCGGCCACCGCCCCAATGGCATATTCGGGATTGCCCGGCGCACCGATTTTGCGAGTAATGAACACATCCAGCGGAAGGTGGAGGGCCAGGCTGAGCTGATAGCCCACTGCCACACCGCCGCGGGGAAGGGCCAGGATCAGCGCCGTCGGATCGTTGCGGTAGCCACTCAGTTTCTCGGCCAGCATCCGGCCGGCTTCTTCGCGATTATGGAACCTCACGCGTCTGTCTCCTGCCGGTCTCGTCATCTTCCACGGGCGTCGGTGGTGTGATGGATGCCCCTATGGGGGAACAGCATGAACTCTTGCAGGAACAGTCTTGCATCGTCGGTGCCACGGGATGGTGTGCCGGATGGTCGCGGGAGAAGTGCGGTAGTACGGGAGTTTACAGATGTCGAGTCGGAGGAGCGAATTGCATGATCCGGTCAGCTGAGGAGTTTCGGGCCAGTGACACGTCAGGGGACTGTTGCCAAATACCTCAATGGAAGGAGGGCTCTGTGCCCTAGGTATTCCGTTGAAGGTGTGGATCCGGCACGAGGCCCCCACATTCAACGCAGCGTACTTTCCCTGCCCTGTGCTCCTCCTCCGTCACATTGTCAGAGATCAGGCGGCTATGGGTACAGGCGCGAGAGGGGCTCATGGAGATGGGCTGAGGGGTTCGTTCTGATTTGTTGAGGCTCACGGGGTACCTCCTGGACGGCACGTAGGGCTCACGAGCAGATGCGGACTAGCGTATTGCTCCGGTACCCGCAATGCAAGACCCAAAATATGGCTCCCTGAGCGGTCTCTCCGCCGATACTGAGTGGAGGGACGTCGCCTACATGATTCATGAACAGGACGGCTGTCACTGCGGCCTTTCCTCACGCGGGCGTCCATAGTCGCGCGCTGGACATGTGTGGGAACCCAACGGTGTCCTGAGCCACTCTGTCAGGCAGACTGAATCTGACTGAGCACGTCCCGCTCCGCTTCGAGCCAATCCTCAAGCGCCGATCCGTCCCGGTATCCGCGCTCACAGTAGAGCGCATAGGCTCGTGCTGCGATCATGGCCGGGAGGTCATTGCAGGGCGACAGTGGCAGGACGAGAAATTTTTGCGCGGCAGGCTTGTTGGCGGTCTGCTGCTGCTGTTGGGGAGCCGGTGTCTTTTTGGCTTGTGTTGTCGAACGAATGTTGGCGGATTTCATGGCTTGTGCTCCTTGGATTAGACGGATGACGTATTCATGGACAACCCACCATTCGCGGCAACGAATGGGAAGGGCGCGAACGGCCGATCGAGACAGCTCAACGGGAACGAGGGGCGCCGGTCGATTCGCCGAAGTGTTTCGGCAATCCGTTCCGGCTTGCCCCAGTCGCTCCAGAGCACGCCGGTCAGTTCGATGACCGCCAGACGCTCCGGGACGCGCTGCAGCAGGTCGGAGGAGAAATTCTTCGCCGGCATGTCCCGGTAGATCGCTTCGAGGGCGCGCCCTTCTTCCGGCCCTCCGATGGCCTGGCTCAGCCGCTCAAAGAGCGGCATCATGTCCGGCAGGCATTGCCAGCCCAATGTCCAGAGCAAGTCCACGTTGGCGGCGAATACCAGCGTATTCCAGAGGGCGCCCGCCCTTAGGGCTGCATCGGCCTGCGCGGTGTCGGGCTTTTCCAGGAACGAGCCGACCATCTGCACCGGCTCGTCCGGTAGGCTGGTGAGGGCCGGGCCTGGCTGGATCCAGCCATAGTCCAGCTCCAGACGATCGGGGGCGACTCCCAACATCACCACCCGATCAGGCCGCGATTCCGCGATGCTGACCGCATGCCGGACCCGGTCGAGGAAGCGCGCTTCCGGATAAACGAAATGATCCGACGGGTAGAGCACGACCGTGGCCTGTGGGGCCTTGGCCCGGATATAGGTCAGGGGCAAGAAGACCCCGGCTGCCGTGTCGCGGTTGGCCGGCTGAAAGAGAATGGTGCTGCCACGTCTCCCTTCCAATTGTGCCAGCGCGTCGCGGCGGTGGCTGTGCGCGACCACCGTCACGATGCGCTCCGGCGGCGTCAGCTTGGCCGCCCGGTCCAACGTATGCTGGAACATGGAGCGTGTGCCGACGAAGGCACAGTATTGCTTCGGGGTGGGGCGGCCCAACCAGCGATGGATCAGCGAACTGACCCGCGTGCCCTCTCCTCCTGCCGGGATGATCGACCAGCGATGATCCGATGTGTGCGATGGACCCACGATTTCCAACCTCCTTGATTATCACCTACAAGGGTAGCGGTTCAGGAATACAGGTTGAAGGCGCATGAACTTCGGTCTTCACCCTTCAGTCTGTACCCCTGCGGAACCATTCACCGAGTCATGCCGATCCCTGCACTGGGCGGCCGTCCGGTCTGTTGAGGTCCCCTCGGCACTCCTACACGCGGGCCTGCCGGCCCTGGGCCCTTCCATCGATTGGCCAGGATGAAGGCATCCAGGCAGTCGCCGCAGTTCACGCAACGCCGGAGCGTGATCGGTGCGCCGGTGACGTCCCGTTCCAGAGCGGCCGTGAAGCTGGTGACCAGCAAGCCGCCGCACCGCAGACAGCATGCATTCCGTAGAGCCGGTTCCTGTGTTCGCAGATCCCGGTCTGTCGCCCGATGGGAGCCGACGCTGCTCGAAGAGGTAGCGCGCCGGCTCAAGGCCGCGCTCCGATCTCATGGAAGTACCGTCTCACCGCCTCCTGAACTTTCGTGAAACATTCAGGGCAGTAGGTATGGGTCTGGGCGATCTCGGACGGATCGATACCATGGGCCGCGCGATAGGTCCGCTGCGTAAGCCAGCAATCGAGGCCGGGAGGACATCGCCGATCGTCGCGAATGAGTCCGCAGAGACAACAGACGGGGAGCAGCGTCGGGGCGATGGCCCCGTCTCTCATCGGAACGGACGGGGATAGGCGCATGGTCTGATCGAATACCTGTTCAAGAGACATAGGCTACCTCCTTCATCCGCCTGCCAGAGTCCGTCACCTGGCGTTGTGCGGAGTCGAATGTCAGGATAGCTATACGAATTCGTCGCCGTGAGGGGAACTGGGGAACCCACCAGTTCTACTCGAATAGGTTACTAGCGTGACATCCGAAGGGGAGGAGGTTGTGAAGGCGTCTGTCGGAGATTCAGGTCGCACGTGGTTCCTGGATTACCGTGTTTCTCGCGCCTCAACGGGTCGATTCGGTGCGAGTGAGACGAGATAGCCTGAGGAGCCCGGACGCTGGAGGGTGACGATGCCGTCTCTGGTGAGCCGGTCCACCGCGGCAAAGAGCTGGTTCCATGAGAAGGAGGGGAGCCGCTCGCTGAGTTCTTCGAGCGTGCAGATCCCGACCTGAGCGAGCACCTGGCGGATAGCCGATTCAAGTGTATCTGTCCGAAGCATAGGACCCTCCTCCACTAGACGTGACGCTCCCGCATCTCTTGTACGGGATGTGTCTGCCTAGGGAAACTAGGGACCCCCCTAGTCCTGGGAGAAGACATTACTAGCGCTTGTCTGGCCGCATTCGCGCGACTTGTAGGAACGAGAGAAAGGGCCTAGACTCTGCCATCAGATCGGCCCATCCAGTTGCTGCGGATGCTGATTTCGATTCCGATGTTGCGGTCTCTGTCCTCTGGAGGAGTCGATCCTATGGCGGCATCGAAGAAGACCTCTCGAACCAAATCCTCGGCCAAGCGCGGCGTCATGCGCAAGGCCGCCAAGCGGCAACCGGTCAAGGGCAGCCGCCCTGCGGCTGAGACCGCTCCATCGATAGCCCTGCCCACAGAACCGCCCGATTTTCTCATCGTCGGAATCGGCGCCTCAGCCGGAGGTTTGGAAGCCCTGGAATTGTTCTTCCGCCACATGCCTCCCGGCAGCGGGATGGCCTTTGTCGTGGTGTCGCACCAGCATGCGGGCCATGTCAGTCTTCTGCC contains these protein-coding regions:
- a CDS encoding BCAM0308 family protein, giving the protein MSTHAKIPSGLGARRDQTYQEHEHDTYKQKGKLKGPTVCTECGALFQKGRWTWNPKPAEADEIVCPACLRVRDKYPKGLLTLSGSFLVDHKDEIMGVIHNTEAKEKSQHPLSRVMGYEQQGGALVVSTTDTHLPRRIGETLHHAYEGEFNVHYDQGEQFVRVTWTR
- a CDS encoding universal stress protein, whose amino-acid sequence is MRIAIGIDWSDQSFSAVQQTLLLFHPTTITLVHGVDLGVYEYPAVAGAAALQGYEEFRQAMMDAGQELLQRTSALIPSNGIAVTQVREIGSPARIVLDQADKADAELVVMGARGRGKLAELVLGSVSHRVLAHGTRTTLIVKGPPKRIRRAIIALEGREDAQMIRDWLTAHPFRDPIEFSILTVVPSLQLADPSNMARFERWADIANHSAEDLVKTTAAALVGPSSTVSVQVLSGDPAQTIAARAAEFDLLIVGSHSRRGIARFLLGSVSHSLVHRAACPVLAVR
- a CDS encoding cytochrome c — encoded protein: MNILSVISAVCLVVLGSSWAIGQTPRGNPKDGHVVYEKNCLRCHGDKLDGNGPDSRDLIVRPANLQSQSSRSKTDWELLVTITNGALYTPMHGFRGKLTDQQIFDVLSYIRSVAPADRVS
- the glgP gene encoding alpha-glucan family phosphorylase; this translates as MLAYFFNRPLPPGLEGLAELALDLRWTWSHATDRLWERLDPEAWERTGNPYFILQSVSQARLEEAAGDPEFAAELRTWLAQRQRYLQDPGWFGRERGARGPKGIAYFSMEFGLGEALPIYSGGLGILAGDFLKTASDLGVPVVGIGLLYQQGYFRQILDPDGRQGEAFPYNDPMTLPITPTPDREGGWLRIRLELPGRAILLRVWQARVGKVTLYLLDSNDLLNSPPDRGATAHLYPSDERMRLTQEIILGIGGWRVLEELGLDVEICHLNEGHAAFAVLARSLSFMRRTGHPFPVALRATRAGNVFTTHTPVEAAFDRFSHELIRPYAAHLADLVQVPMDDLLALGRKDPRDRNEPFNMAFLAMRGSGSVNGVSRLHGAVSRGIFQSLFPGWPSSEVPIGHVTNGVHMPSWDSREADALWTGTCGKERWLGRLDEMCASIGQVSDDDLWSIRASERYALIRYTRRRLVRQMRERGAAAEHVRLAEQILDPNTITLGFARRFASYKRPTLMLQDPDRLARLLCHPDRPVQLIVAGKAHPHDEEGKRLVHELTRFSTRADIWSRIVFLEDYDMTLAQYLVAGIDVWLNTPRRPWEACGTSGMKVLVNGGLNLSELDGWWAEAYAPEVGWALGDGREHPEPEYDAVEATKLYELLEQQVVPEFYDRDHAGIPHAWLTRIRASMSRLTPQFSSNRMVREYVDTIYSAASVSVGRRLENGGKLAAELEAWHARVGQGWREIRFGDLQITSQGNHWHFEVPVYFGDLEPDQVRVELYADPLNDGDRPTHIAMRQVRTIPGAVHGYLFQAEGPSTRPANHFTPRIVPFHPEAMVPLEESLILWKQ
- a CDS encoding c-type cytochrome: MTDSMRKTLRGLSCAGFLLMGWWAIQSTHMSDMNVWAGSQQSEKRAQVQADAERGRAVFNGKGVCYYCHGIDGNRDQEPQLAADTAALIAQLDPSPPDLRQRKTLRLTTDKARFNAIREGHPGTGMFPDTTMTTQELTDTLAFLALLRSEGAGGKARRSR
- a CDS encoding universal stress protein, which codes for MMKIVVGVDWSDEAFAAVEQIGLLYRPDEVVLVHGVDLGMFHYPLVAEAVNLQGYDEFRHALMEAGRQAVERCRTLLPAETPSIQTLCEVQHPASFILDSATSVKADLIAMGTHDRSRLAEVFTGSVSHHVLLHATVPTLIVKGKARPVTRILLAVEGREDAVRLQTWLTAHPFKNPVSVTILSVIPSPYMVDPHVVVGLKDWAEQSKRQAEQVVNDIAQALASPQFTVSTEVRLGDPVTMVCDAATTHDLIVVGSHGRRGLDRFLMGSVSHGIVHRANTPVLVLR
- a CDS encoding hemerythrin domain-containing protein; amino-acid sequence: MPERTISSMFDEDHDRLDELFKTFHLLKRTDPAKAQQAFADFKIGLQRHMVWEEGVLFPLWEKKTGMTEGGPTFVMRQEHREIGESLAAIDRKMQAQNPESDQEEQTFVDLLERHNMTEEEVLYSAIDRATSADEREGVFQDMNKIPESRYKGWCGTH
- a CDS encoding phosphoribosyltransferase family protein produces the protein MTFRDRAHAGILLAKELAIYRGDPNAVVLALPRGGVVVGYELSVALHLPLEVFLTRKLRTVNNPDCAVGAVSETGALYVNQEAADACRLSGEDIQELVLGEEGELQRQRMLYRQGRSLPALANRTVILVDDGIATGGTLYATITSMAALSPRRVIVAMPVAPSDISSRICPLVDQCVILTTPEPFSSVGALYADFEPVTDEQVLALLEAAHRERARSPSFSRT